In one window of Rhodanobacter sp. FDAARGOS 1247 DNA:
- a CDS encoding ShlB/FhaC/HecB family hemolysin secretion/activation protein: MPPVRDRDAAADQKIAVQGFHVTGVADHSDVGVTPASIQALADAQYQELAAKAGTPVELSFDDMQGVANKIVERYRSAGFIVSNAFLPAQTVGPDKIVQIQVLEGKIGKIIVKGTNRYRPSVISAAAQELRGKPLQKSDVDTALLYARDLPGVTVASTFQPGENTGDTDLVMIATEAKRPVKFMLGANNYGTELTGRYRAQAGIEWANPLGIGDVFNLNVDYALDPSDNIYGATTYRAPAPWVPGLSAVVGASRNELQINTGTFAALDVKGPSSLYYGGMDWKFINRDDMQALSTLHVIREESKLDSLGFHLSDEKFTVGELTYGLLHTDRRFNGVDILQVGLRKSISDDSLVPDLVSPQHSRSFLVTKLSYTRMQFLTKSQRLYLKLVGQYTNDALIPLEQFALGGPDSTRAYPIADALRDRGYYTSLEYHVDAPGFGDKVSPFYGRPWRELLEFQVFVDYAKGFSAGANREITPDTATLSGVGAGLIFRLPRFHNFEFHLNGAVPLSSQDASDKKGYHIYSRFSFTF, from the coding sequence GTGCCGCCCGTTCGTGATCGCGACGCCGCGGCCGACCAGAAAATCGCCGTGCAGGGTTTCCACGTGACGGGCGTGGCCGACCACTCCGATGTCGGAGTGACGCCGGCCAGCATCCAGGCTCTGGCCGATGCGCAGTACCAGGAATTGGCGGCCAAGGCCGGCACTCCGGTGGAGCTCAGCTTCGACGACATGCAGGGAGTCGCCAACAAGATCGTCGAGCGTTATCGCAGTGCCGGCTTCATCGTCTCCAACGCGTTCCTTCCGGCGCAGACGGTGGGACCGGACAAGATCGTGCAGATCCAGGTGCTGGAAGGGAAGATCGGCAAGATCATCGTCAAGGGCACCAATCGCTACCGGCCCAGCGTGATCTCCGCTGCGGCGCAGGAACTCCGCGGCAAGCCGCTGCAAAAGAGCGATGTGGATACCGCGTTGCTCTACGCGCGTGATCTCCCCGGTGTCACCGTGGCCTCGACGTTCCAGCCTGGCGAGAACACCGGTGATACCGATCTGGTAATGATCGCCACCGAGGCGAAGCGCCCGGTCAAGTTCATGCTGGGCGCCAACAATTACGGCACCGAGCTGACCGGCCGGTACCGGGCACAGGCCGGCATCGAGTGGGCCAACCCGCTGGGTATCGGCGACGTGTTCAACCTCAATGTCGACTACGCGCTGGACCCCAGCGACAACATCTATGGCGCGACCACCTATCGCGCGCCGGCGCCCTGGGTGCCAGGTTTGTCGGCCGTGGTCGGCGCCTCCCGCAACGAGCTGCAGATCAACACCGGCACGTTCGCGGCCCTGGACGTGAAAGGTCCCAGTTCGCTTTATTACGGCGGCATGGACTGGAAGTTCATCAATCGCGACGACATGCAGGCACTGAGCACGCTGCATGTGATCCGGGAAGAGTCCAAGCTGGACAGTCTGGGATTTCACCTGTCGGACGAGAAATTCACCGTGGGGGAACTGACCTACGGTTTGCTGCATACCGATCGTCGCTTCAACGGTGTCGACATCCTTCAGGTCGGCCTGCGCAAGTCCATCAGTGACGACTCGCTCGTTCCCGACCTGGTCAGTCCGCAGCACTCGCGCAGCTTCCTGGTGACGAAGCTGTCGTACACGCGCATGCAGTTCCTGACCAAGTCGCAGCGGCTCTACCTGAAGCTGGTGGGTCAATACACCAACGATGCCCTGATTCCGCTTGAGCAGTTTGCCCTGGGCGGCCCCGACAGTACCCGCGCCTATCCGATCGCCGATGCCTTGCGCGACCGCGGCTATTACACCTCGCTGGAGTATCACGTCGACGCCCCGGGTTTCGGCGACAAGGTGTCGCCTTTCTACGGAAGGCCATGGCGCGAACTGCTCGAATTCCAGGTGTTCGTCGACTACGCCAAGGGCTTTTCCGCAGGCGCCAACCGCGAGATCACGCCCGACACGGCCACCTTGAGTGGCGTGGGCGCCGGACTGATTTTCCGCCTGCCGCGATTCCACAACTTCGAGTTTCACCTCAACGGTGCCGTGCCCCTGAGTTCGCAGGATGCGTCTGACAAAAAGGGCTACCACATCTACTCCCGGTTCAGCTTCACGTTCTGA
- a CDS encoding bifunctional serine/threonine-protein kinase/formylglycine-generating enzyme family protein produces the protein MNSIAELVSAYQADKLKLAALFDALGARGAVSEAQHHAEQEWLEQQRDAGALDPMVAKALLAKLASVQASPAGVSHDDDVTQVKPATQRPAPIAPAAPPTGAGSDDATRVQPTSRPPAPPLDDVTVVKPTSRPVQPPAADDEATMVKPASAAPREPTEGQTVGATGTQGTRQGMTGTSSSMSSSSWNHIAEGDASDFVTVGSLLKGRFYLEKEIGRGGMGVVFKARDERKVEARDRDPYVAVKILNDEFRRHPDSLISLQRESRRSQQLAHDNIVRVYDFDKDRTIVFMTMEYVDGSDLKQLIREKAYNGMPLAQARPLIEGMARALTRAHSAGVVHSDFKPANVMVTREGVPKVFDFGIARAGKHMGDAVGEQTVFDAGTLGALTPAYASLEMIRGEDPVPGDDVYALGCVTFELLTGKHPYDKASAEVAMKEGRKPPPVKGLTKHQYKTLCASVAFTKAQRLKSANELIEGLRDVGARERALPYLLYGVPAILIIAGGAWAWTTYQRNHHLAEVIARFTMTRADHYADEGQALQALDTLNDDDRKRTIIDQGELIQSYLLGRIDAYWNPARDRYDYAGTQKVFKLRDDLKLYSPALDIKRTEVEKQRNDLLNSLDTKLTDQISADAIFENQPDNVVTTLTRIRAIDPNSALLKNAELELKYDTAIGKSIDAGRVDEATVELKLASSLFPDSARLKQRSAQLDEIGKALAAQRLQEQKAQALQQQREQGLQTLTGLLDQPVSADDWRAKVATAYHDAASLLGDDPRLAAQTARLKDVLEAQAKERQGAGDLPGAISIAGFGIDLFPGDSSLSATRQALLEQQNQLAQKAASEAQRTALAKSRVTDLLASPQATVVWLQDVRSALNTARTQIGADSPDYAAVKAQADAGLIKLARDQIAGGNLDAAERVAQAGQQIDPAEAGFARVLADVAASRSAAQQKTLQQQAQALADARTALASLGAKPTLTPDWQRDVATAMATLGADKSPETERAVNALGAAIAAEAARLADPQHLPQARIAVDFGLKYVPKSAELIAQGAALDTLQQQLQAKAAQEGADAEVKSRIESMKSAVAAGDVSKASQSLARIKTLQPDNPFLQTEGPKLLADAYLGQAEDAFQKGRYQRASDVLGQGLGALGNNANLRAAKARYDVVAAIMAASKQPLGSAEYAQLQKQLDSVRRNDATELGKLETSMKARGQLTARSLAEQLDKLKRAAAAAPAPQVTAPVSTPVTETPAPTPGRPPVTTGKTGTTPVVQPAPSGGVAAVGGPDPCAKPGLAGKGKFCSDAINGGRGPLLVVVPGVNGGKAYAISRAEISINEFNQFCRASGKCAAVSVADKDLGNAPISNISLDQARAYARWLSDLSGGFTYRLPTDAEWLHAAKGGGGWKQAEDSNCILPSAGGGDGGGAAVSPRGRSRNPWGLVNSTGNVWEWVVSGGSVMVRGGSYSSYWSDCSVDSSRVDGGSPQRDVGFRILRELK, from the coding sequence ATGAATTCCATAGCCGAACTGGTCTCCGCCTACCAGGCCGACAAGCTCAAGCTCGCCGCCCTGTTCGACGCACTCGGTGCGCGCGGGGCCGTGTCCGAGGCGCAACACCATGCCGAACAGGAGTGGCTCGAACAGCAGCGCGATGCCGGCGCGCTCGATCCGATGGTGGCCAAGGCCCTGTTGGCCAAGCTGGCGTCCGTACAGGCTTCCCCGGCAGGCGTGTCGCATGACGATGACGTCACCCAGGTAAAGCCCGCCACGCAGCGCCCCGCGCCGATCGCTCCGGCGGCTCCGCCGACCGGAGCCGGCAGTGATGACGCGACCCGGGTGCAGCCCACATCCCGTCCGCCAGCCCCGCCGCTGGATGATGTCACCGTGGTCAAGCCCACCTCGCGTCCGGTCCAACCGCCGGCGGCGGACGACGAAGCCACCATGGTGAAACCGGCCTCGGCCGCACCACGGGAACCGACCGAAGGGCAGACCGTCGGCGCGACCGGCACGCAAGGCACCCGGCAGGGGATGACTGGCACCAGTTCCAGCATGAGCAGCTCCAGCTGGAACCACATCGCCGAAGGCGATGCGTCCGACTTCGTCACCGTCGGTTCGCTGCTGAAGGGACGTTTCTACCTCGAGAAGGAGATCGGCCGCGGCGGCATGGGCGTGGTGTTCAAGGCCCGCGACGAGCGCAAGGTGGAAGCCCGTGACCGCGACCCCTACGTCGCCGTCAAGATCCTTAACGACGAATTTCGCCGCCATCCCGACTCGCTGATCTCGTTGCAGCGCGAGTCGCGCCGCTCGCAACAGCTGGCGCACGACAACATCGTGCGCGTCTACGACTTCGACAAGGACCGCACCATCGTCTTCATGACGATGGAGTATGTCGACGGCTCCGATCTCAAGCAGTTGATCCGCGAGAAGGCCTACAACGGCATGCCGCTGGCGCAAGCCCGGCCGCTGATCGAAGGCATGGCGCGGGCGCTCACGCGCGCCCACTCGGCCGGCGTGGTCCATTCGGACTTCAAGCCGGCCAACGTCATGGTCACCCGCGAAGGCGTGCCGAAGGTATTCGACTTCGGCATTGCCCGCGCCGGCAAGCACATGGGCGATGCCGTCGGCGAACAGACCGTGTTCGACGCCGGTACGCTGGGCGCGCTTACCCCCGCCTACGCCAGCCTGGAGATGATCCGGGGTGAAGACCCGGTGCCCGGCGATGACGTCTACGCACTGGGTTGCGTGACGTTCGAACTGCTCACCGGCAAGCATCCGTATGACAAGGCCAGCGCCGAAGTGGCGATGAAGGAAGGCCGCAAGCCGCCACCGGTGAAGGGGCTGACCAAGCATCAGTACAAGACGCTCTGCGCCAGCGTGGCCTTCACCAAGGCGCAGCGCCTGAAGAGCGCCAACGAGCTGATCGAAGGCCTGCGCGACGTGGGCGCGCGCGAACGCGCACTGCCATACCTGCTGTACGGCGTGCCGGCCATTCTGATCATTGCCGGCGGCGCCTGGGCATGGACGACCTACCAGCGCAATCATCATCTGGCCGAGGTGATCGCCCGTTTCACCATGACGCGCGCCGACCACTACGCGGATGAAGGCCAGGCCCTGCAGGCCCTCGACACCCTGAACGACGACGACCGCAAGCGTACGATCATCGATCAGGGCGAATTGATCCAGAGCTACCTGCTCGGCCGCATCGACGCCTACTGGAATCCGGCCAGGGACCGTTACGACTATGCCGGCACCCAGAAGGTGTTCAAGCTGCGCGACGACCTCAAGCTCTACTCGCCAGCGCTGGATATCAAGCGCACCGAGGTGGAGAAGCAGCGCAACGACCTGCTCAACTCGCTCGACACCAAGCTGACCGACCAGATCAGCGCCGACGCGATTTTCGAGAACCAGCCGGACAACGTCGTCACCACGCTGACCCGCATCCGCGCGATCGATCCGAACAGTGCCCTGCTGAAGAATGCCGAGCTGGAGTTGAAGTACGACACCGCCATCGGCAAGTCGATCGACGCAGGGCGTGTCGACGAGGCAACCGTCGAACTCAAGCTGGCAAGCAGCCTGTTCCCCGATTCGGCGAGACTGAAGCAGCGCAGCGCGCAGCTCGACGAAATCGGCAAGGCGCTGGCGGCGCAACGGCTGCAGGAGCAGAAGGCGCAGGCGCTGCAACAGCAGCGGGAGCAGGGCTTGCAGACGCTCACCGGCTTGCTGGACCAGCCGGTCAGCGCCGATGACTGGCGGGCCAAGGTGGCCACGGCCTATCACGATGCGGCCAGCCTGCTGGGAGATGATCCGCGACTGGCGGCGCAGACGGCACGGCTGAAGGATGTTCTGGAAGCCCAGGCAAAGGAAAGGCAAGGCGCGGGCGACCTGCCGGGTGCGATCAGCATTGCCGGCTTCGGCATCGATCTGTTCCCGGGCGACTCCAGCTTGTCGGCGACGCGGCAGGCCTTGCTGGAACAGCAGAACCAATTGGCGCAGAAGGCCGCCAGTGAAGCACAACGCACCGCGTTGGCGAAGAGCCGGGTAACCGACCTGCTCGCCAGCCCCCAGGCCACGGTGGTCTGGTTGCAGGACGTCAGGAGCGCCCTGAATACCGCACGCACCCAGATCGGCGCCGATTCTCCGGACTACGCGGCAGTGAAGGCCCAGGCCGATGCCGGCCTGATCAAGCTGGCGCGCGACCAGATCGCCGGTGGCAACCTGGATGCGGCCGAGCGGGTCGCCCAAGCCGGCCAGCAGATCGATCCCGCGGAAGCCGGCTTCGCCAGGGTGCTGGCCGACGTGGCCGCTTCCCGTTCGGCGGCGCAGCAGAAGACCTTGCAGCAACAGGCACAGGCACTTGCCGACGCACGCACTGCGCTGGCCAGCCTGGGTGCGAAGCCGACGCTGACACCGGACTGGCAGCGTGACGTGGCCACCGCGATGGCCACGCTCGGCGCCGACAAGTCTCCCGAAACCGAACGGGCGGTCAACGCGCTGGGTGCGGCCATCGCGGCGGAAGCCGCGCGGCTGGCTGATCCACAGCACCTGCCGCAGGCAAGGATCGCGGTCGATTTCGGCCTGAAGTACGTACCGAAATCGGCTGAGCTGATCGCGCAGGGCGCGGCACTGGACACGCTGCAGCAGCAGTTGCAGGCGAAGGCCGCACAGGAAGGCGCCGACGCCGAAGTCAAGTCGCGTATCGAGTCGATGAAGAGCGCGGTGGCCGCCGGCGACGTCAGCAAGGCAAGCCAGTCGCTGGCACGGATCAAGACCCTGCAGCCTGACAATCCCTTCCTCCAGACCGAGGGACCGAAGCTGCTGGCCGACGCCTATCTGGGCCAGGCCGAGGACGCTTTCCAGAAGGGGCGCTACCAGCGTGCGTCCGATGTTCTCGGGCAGGGCCTGGGAGCACTCGGCAACAACGCGAACTTGCGCGCGGCAAAGGCCCGCTACGATGTGGTCGCCGCCATCATGGCCGCCTCGAAGCAGCCACTGGGCAGTGCCGAGTACGCGCAGTTGCAGAAGCAACTGGACAGCGTGCGCAGAAATGACGCCACCGAACTGGGCAAGCTGGAAACGAGCATGAAGGCGCGAGGCCAGCTGACTGCCCGGTCACTCGCCGAGCAGCTCGACAAGCTGAAGCGCGCCGCTGCGGCAGCACCCGCCCCGCAGGTGACGGCACCGGTATCGACGCCGGTGACCGAGACGCCGGCGCCGACGCCGGGGCGGCCGCCCGTGACGACCGGAAAGACCGGCACGACACCGGTGGTGCAACCCGCGCCCAGCGGAGGCGTGGCTGCGGTGGGTGGTCCCGATCCCTGCGCGAAGCCGGGCTTGGCAGGCAAGGGCAAGTTCTGTTCGGATGCCATCAATGGCGGGCGCGGGCCATTGTTGGTGGTTGTGCCCGGCGTGAATGGCGGCAAGGCTTACGCCATCTCGCGTGCGGAAATCTCGATCAACGAGTTCAACCAGTTCTGCCGCGCCAGCGGCAAGTGCGCGGCGGTGTCGGTGGCCGACAAGGATCTTGGCAACGCGCCGATAAGCAACATCAGCCTGGATCAGGCGCGTGCCTACGCGCGCTGGCTCAGTGACCTCAGCGGCGGATTCACCTATCGCCTGCCGACCGACGCGGAATGGCTGCACGCGGCGAAAGGCGGTGGTGGCTGGAAGCAGGCCGAGGACAGCAACTGCATCCTTCCCTCGGCCGGCGGCGGTGATGGTGGCGGCGCTGCGGTGTCCCCGCGTGGCCGCTCACGCAACCCCTGGGGCCTGGTCAATTCGACCGGCAATGTGTGGGAATGGGTGGTGAGCGGCGGCAGCGTGATGGTGCGTGGCGGCAGCTACAGCAGCTACTGGTCGGATTGCAGCGTTGATTCCAGCCGTGTCGATGGCGGTTCGCCGCAACGGGACGTGGGTTTCCGGATACTGAGGGAGCTGAAATGA
- a CDS encoding PP2C family serine/threonine-protein phosphatase → MMTRYVSAGRTVTGKVRKHNEDSILVRDEVGLWVVADGLGGHSAGDYASSMIVERLGALPRSGSALDFIEAIEDTLSQVNAELLQTAATRGVDLIGSTVVVLVHDGDYMLCGWVGDSRVYCFEDGQLRQITRDHVHGGDDDVTHFGAPAAPAQAGSGVLTRAVGAEEHLFVDWVVAGNRPGMGFVLCSDGINKEMSDAELDDECRRHPQPQDLVASLFDLAMSRAGRDNISAVVVRIQE, encoded by the coding sequence ATGATGACCCGCTATGTTTCGGCCGGACGCACGGTGACCGGAAAGGTGCGCAAGCACAACGAAGACTCCATTCTCGTGCGCGACGAAGTCGGCCTGTGGGTTGTCGCCGATGGACTGGGCGGCCATTCGGCAGGCGACTACGCCAGCTCGATGATCGTCGAACGCCTCGGTGCCTTGCCCCGTTCCGGCAGCGCCCTGGACTTCATCGAAGCGATCGAGGACACGCTCTCCCAGGTCAATGCCGAACTGTTGCAGACCGCCGCCACGCGAGGGGTCGACCTGATCGGCTCCACCGTCGTGGTGCTGGTGCATGACGGCGACTACATGCTGTGCGGATGGGTGGGAGACAGCCGCGTCTACTGTTTCGAGGATGGCCAGCTGCGTCAGATCACCCGCGATCACGTGCATGGCGGCGATGACGATGTCACCCATTTTGGCGCCCCTGCGGCGCCGGCTCAGGCGGGTTCGGGCGTCCTCACGCGTGCGGTGGGTGCGGAGGAACACCTGTTCGTCGACTGGGTCGTCGCGGGCAATCGGCCCGGCATGGGCTTCGTGCTTTGCTCTGACGGCATCAACAAGGAAATGTCCGATGCCGAACTCGACGACGAATGCCGTCGCCACCCACAACCGCAGGATCTCGTCGCCAGCCTGTTCGACCTGGCGATGAGCCGCGCCGGACGGGACAACATCTCGGCCGTCGTCGTTCGCATCCAAGAATGA